A segment of the Gammaproteobacteria bacterium genome:
AAGTAATTTCTGTGGTGCCTTTAACGCTAAGCGCAAGTTCACGTAACATGTCTTCGGTCAAATCCATCAACATGTTGAAATCAGCATAACCCCAGTAGAACTCAAGCATAGTGAATTCAGGGTTATGACGCGTTGAAAGACCTTCGTTACGGAAACTACGGTTAATTTCAAACACGTTTTCAAAACCACCAACAACCAAGCGCTTAAGGTTAAGCTCTGGGGCGATACGCAGGTACATGTCCATGTCTAATGCGTTGTGGAACGTCTTAAATGGACGAGCCGTTGCGCCACCAGGGATCACTTGCATCATTGGCGTTTCAACTTCCATGAAGTTCTTTTGCGTTAGATAGTTACGGATGAATGCAACTACTTTAGAGCGAATTTTAAATACTTCACGTGATTTTTCGTTGGCGATCAAATCTAAATAACGCTGACGATAACAAGTCTCTTGATCTGACAAACCGTGGAATTTATCTGGTAACGGACGTAATGCTTTAGTCAGCAAACGTACTTCGTTACAACGAACCGATAATTCACCTGTTTTGGTTTTAAACAAGGTACCCGTTGCAGCAATAATATCGCCCAAATCCCACTTTTTAAATTCGGTGTTATAAAAGCCTTCAGCTAATAAGTCACGAGCAACATAAACCTGAATTCGCGTACCCATGTCTTGAATAGTCGCAAACGCTGCTTTACCCATAATACGGCGCGTCATCATGCGACCTGCGATAGCAACTTCAACATTAAGCGCTTCGAGCTCTTCTTTGTCTTTGTCGCCATAGGCAAGGTGCAGATCGTCAGAAATGTCTTTACGACGGAAATCGTTAGGGAATGCCTGACCTTTCTCACGCATTGCGTCTAATTTGGCACGACGCTGGGCAACCAATTCGTTTACGTCTACCACTTCTTCATTTGCTGGGCTATTTTGTTCGCTCATGTTTATTCCACTGTTGATCGTTGTTTACAAGCCGCTTTTTAAGCTGGCTTCAATAAATTTGTCTAAATCACCGTCTAATACGGCACCGGTATTGGAACTTTCTATTCCAGTACGTAAATCTTTTATTCTTGAAGCGTCAAGCACGTAAGAGCGAATTTGACTGCCCCAACCTATGTCTGCTTTGCCGTCTTCAAGCTGTTGTTTGTCTTCATTTTGCTTATCAATTTCCAGCTCGTATAACTTGCCTTTTAACTGCTTCATTGCTGCTGCGCGGTTTTTGTGTTGTGAGCGATCGCTCTGACACTGCACCACGGTATTAGTCGGCAAGTGAGTAATTCGGATCGCCGAATCGGTCTTGTTAACGTGCTGACCACCAGCGCCTGACGCGCGGTAGGTATCAATTCGTAAATCAGCCGGATTAATCTCTATTTCAATATCGTCGTCAATTTCAGGATAAACAAACGCTGAACAAAACGAGGTGTGACGACGCGAGCCTGAGTCAAACGGCGATTTTCGCACCAAACGGTGAACGCCACTTTCAGTACGCAACCAGCCGTGGGCATATTCACCACTAAACTTAATTGTTGCGCCTTTAATGCCAGCAACTTCACCGGCAGACACTTCCATTAATTCGACCTTGAAACCTTTGGCTTCACCCCAGCGTAAATACATCCGCAAGACCATATTAGCCCAATCTTGCGCTTCGGTACCGCCAGAGCCAGACTGAATATCCATGTAGCAGTTATTAACATCATTAGCACCACTAAACATACGACGAAATTCGAGTTTTTCCAACTGTTGCTCTAAGCTTGCAAGCTCTACGACGGCTTCGTCGAACGTTTCCTGATCGTCGGCTTCAACCGCCAGCTCAACCAAACCTTCGACATCTTCAAGCCCAGTTTCCATCCGGTCGATGGTATTAACTATCGCTTCAAGATTAGCGCGCTCTTTACCTAAGGCTTGCGCTCGTTCCGGCTCGTTCCATACCGCTGAGTCTTCAAGTTCTTTAGTAACCTCGATTAACCTTTCGTTATTTTGGTCGTAGTCAAGATACCCCCGAAGCACGTCGGAACGTTGACGTAAATCGTCGACTTTGTATTTAACTGGATTAACTTCGAACATTTGAAAATACACCATCAGTTGGAATATAAAAAGCCGTCTATTCTACCTAAAAAACGCACTGATTTATAGCGGTCGATACAGAAATTATTCGAAAATTAAGCCAGCTATTACTGGCCAAGTTCAATCGATAAATGAAGCGGATGCACACAACATGATGGTGGTGTACCACAGCATTAGGCTATTACTGCGGCATATCCAACTTTATCGCTAAAGCGGGATTAAATGTTCAACCATTAACTGCAACGACTGTTTGTTACGAAATTCATTAATATCAAGTCGGTAAGCGACCTCAACCCATTCAATATTCGGGTTTGGCCATACCATTGGGTCAATATTAAAGGCAATGGCGTCGATAACAACCTTTGAGCCTTCAGGTTCGAGCACTAATTTAAGGTGCTTTTGGCCGACGATGCGTTGCTGTATAACGCGGAACTTACCATCGAAACACGGCTCAGGGAACCCCTGGCCCCACGGACCCGCAGATCGTAATTGCTGCGCAACCTCAAGATTAAATTCGCTCGCAATAAGTTCGCCATCAGAATGAATTTTGCCACTGAGCTGCTCTGGGGTCAGTATTTCTTGTGCCAATTGCTCAAATAATTCGGCAAACTTCTTATAATCATCTTGTTTAATCGACAAGCCAGCAGCCATTGCGTGGCCACCAAATTTCAGGATAAGCCCAGGTGCCAGCGTATTAACTCGCTCAAGTAAATCGCGTAAATGCAGCCCTTCAATTGAGCGACCAGATCCTTTTAGCTCGCCATCACCGGCGTCAGCAAACACAATAACTGGGCGGTGGAATTTGTCTTTAATGCGTGAGGCTACGATGCCACTGACCCCTTGGTGCCAGTCAGGATGAAACAGCGCGAACGCAAAAGGAACTTCGCCCTCAGCTTCGCTAAACGGCAGTTTAGCGATAATGTCTAACGCTTCTTGCTGCATGCCCGCCTCAATTTCACGGCGATCTTTATTAAAGTCGTCTAGCTCGATCGCTATCTGCTTGGCCTGAGCAAAGTCGTCGGTGGTTAAACATAAAATGCCTAACGACATATCGTCAAGCCGACCAGCGGCGTTTAAGCGAGGACCAATTGCAAAGCCCATGTCACTGGCCACACAGCGTGAGATATTACGGTTAGCAATTTCAAGTAGCGCTTTAATGCCCGGACGACAACGGCCGGCTTTAATGCGCGCAATACCTTGGTCAACCAAAATACGGTTGTTGTTATCAAGCGGCACAACGTCGGCCACGGTGCCAAGCGCCACAATATCGAGATATTCGGCCATGTTTGGCTCGGCCAAACCTGTTTGCTCAAAATAGTTTTGCTGACGCATTTTAGCGCGCAATGCCAGCATCACATAAAACGCCACGCCAACTCCGGCCAAGTTCTTGCTGGCAAAGGTACAGTCTGGTTGGTTCGGGTTAACAATCGCATCAGCAATCGGTAGCTGCGAGCCAGCAAGGTGATGGTCGGTAACAACCACGGTCATGCCAAGTTCTTTAGCACGCGCCACTCCGTCGATTGATGAAATGCCATTATCAACCGTCATAATAAGTTTTGCGCCCTGCTGATGGGCAATATCAACAATCGGCACCGACAAGCCATAACCAAAGTCAAAGCGATTTGGCACAATAAAATCGACATCAGCGGCGCCAAAACGACGTAAGGTTAATAACGATAATGCGGTTGAGGTTGCACCGTCGGCATCAAAATCGCCAACGATAATAATCTTTTGCTGATTAGTGATCGCCTCAAACAATAAATCAGCGGCTTTGCCACTGTCTTTTAGAGTCGCCGGGTTGAGTAAGTTTTTTAATTGGTACTCTAAATCTTTAGCCCCGCTAATGCCGCGACTGGCGTAAACTCGTTGCAACAAGGGCAACGCAATAAAATTAAGATGAGAACAATCAGCTAGTTCGCGACGTACAATAGTAGGTTCCACAACAAGACCTTTAGCAGAGTAATAAACCCCGCCAGCATAGCACGTAGCCGTGGCTGCTACGTATTTTTTGTTGCTAAAGCCACTCGCTCAAACGATAATTAGCCTTTAATCACAACTCTGTAGTCGGCTCAATGTATATCAATCCTAAATGGCGAATTTTAACGGTTGGCGATGGCGATTTATCGTTTTCAGCGTCTTTATGGCATCACCACCAACCACAGCGCTTAACCGCGACCATTTTTGATGATTTAACCACCTTGACCCACAAGTATGGCGCTAAATTTCATCAACAATTAAGCCAAGCGGGTTGCAAAGTATTAACTGAGTTTGATGTAACCAAACCGCAAACATGGTCTGGATTAACTGCCGAGCAATTTGATTTAGTGATTTTTCAATTTCCGCTAGTACCGGGTTTTAGTGATCGCAGTGACTTTAGTCAGCAATGTAAAAATGCCGGTGTAAACACCATTAACCG
Coding sequences within it:
- the prfB gene encoding peptide chain release factor 2 — its product is MFEVNPVKYKVDDLRQRSDVLRGYLDYDQNNERLIEVTKELEDSAVWNEPERAQALGKERANLEAIVNTIDRMETGLEDVEGLVELAVEADDQETFDEAVVELASLEQQLEKLEFRRMFSGANDVNNCYMDIQSGSGGTEAQDWANMVLRMYLRWGEAKGFKVELMEVSAGEVAGIKGATIKFSGEYAHGWLRTESGVHRLVRKSPFDSGSRRHTSFCSAFVYPEIDDDIEIEINPADLRIDTYRASGAGGQHVNKTDSAIRITHLPTNTVVQCQSDRSQHKNRAAAMKQLKGKLYELEIDKQNEDKQQLEDGKADIGWGSQIRSYVLDASRIKDLRTGIESSNTGAVLDGDLDKFIEASLKSGL
- the recJ gene encoding single-stranded-DNA-specific exonuclease RecJ translates to MEPTIVRRELADCSHLNFIALPLLQRVYASRGISGAKDLEYQLKNLLNPATLKDSGKAADLLFEAITNQQKIIIVGDFDADGATSTALSLLTLRRFGAADVDFIVPNRFDFGYGLSVPIVDIAHQQGAKLIMTVDNGISSIDGVARAKELGMTVVVTDHHLAGSQLPIADAIVNPNQPDCTFASKNLAGVGVAFYVMLALRAKMRQQNYFEQTGLAEPNMAEYLDIVALGTVADVVPLDNNNRILVDQGIARIKAGRCRPGIKALLEIANRNISRCVASDMGFAIGPRLNAAGRLDDMSLGILCLTTDDFAQAKQIAIELDDFNKDRREIEAGMQQEALDIIAKLPFSEAEGEVPFAFALFHPDWHQGVSGIVASRIKDKFHRPVIVFADAGDGELKGSGRSIEGLHLRDLLERVNTLAPGLILKFGGHAMAAGLSIKQDDYKKFAELFEQLAQEILTPEQLSGKIHSDGELIASEFNLEVAQQLRSAGPWGQGFPEPCFDGKFRVIQQRIVGQKHLKLVLEPEGSKVVIDAIAFNIDPMVWPNPNIEWVEVAYRLDINEFRNKQSLQLMVEHLIPL
- the lysS gene encoding lysine--tRNA ligase, whose product is MSEQNSPANEEVVDVNELVAQRRAKLDAMREKGQAFPNDFRRKDISDDLHLAYGDKDKEELEALNVEVAIAGRMMTRRIMGKAAFATIQDMGTRIQVYVARDLLAEGFYNTEFKKWDLGDIIAATGTLFKTKTGELSVRCNEVRLLTKALRPLPDKFHGLSDQETCYRQRYLDLIANEKSREVFKIRSKVVAFIRNYLTQKNFMEVETPMMQVIPGGATARPFKTFHNALDMDMYLRIAPELNLKRLVVGGFENVFEINRSFRNEGLSTRHNPEFTMLEFYWGYADFNMLMDLTEDMLRELALSVKGTTEITYQGNSFDFGKAFDRLTVVEAILKYTPGTTVEQVNDMEQATAIAKGLGIDVKDNWGLGKIQIEIFEETGEHQLMQPTFITEYPAEVSPLARRNDNNPFITDRFEFFVGGREIANGFSELNDSEDQDQRFLEQVAQKDAGDDEAMFYDADYITALEYGLPPTAGEGIGIDRLVMLYTDSPSIRDVLLFPHMRPVAE